In a genomic window of Chryseobacterium sp. G0162:
- a CDS encoding lipocalin family protein, whose product MKKLALLFFGLSLLVTTGCNNSNDIVIDEPVIGLWQPLKEVVTTVEVGEQPISDVITYTDCQKQSRWWFSTEITGKRIDVEDPTTGTACNILPDKNFTYSYDKSGKTLQIKYQGVVAPVNTKVMTLDATTLNLSIREETEDPTIYKTRTITFKRVNPQS is encoded by the coding sequence ATGAAGAAATTAGCACTACTATTTTTTGGTTTATCATTATTGGTAACTACCGGCTGTAATAATAGCAACGATATTGTTATAGATGAACCTGTTATTGGACTCTGGCAACCGCTAAAAGAGGTGGTTACTACCGTTGAGGTAGGGGAGCAGCCAATTTCAGATGTGATTACATATACCGACTGCCAGAAACAATCCAGATGGTGGTTCAGTACGGAAATAACCGGGAAAAGAATAGATGTGGAGGATCCTACTACAGGAACAGCCTGTAATATTTTACCTGATAAAAACTTTACATACTCATACGATAAAAGTGGTAAAACCCTTCAGATCAAATATCAGGGAGTGGTAGCACCGGTGAATACAAAAGTTATGACACTGGATGCAACAACGCTCAATTTATCAATTAGAGAAGAAACCGAAGATCCTACGATATACAAAACAAGAACTATTACTTTTAAAAGAGTGAACCCTCAGTCTTAA
- the leuS gene encoding leucine--tRNA ligase, protein MFYDHQQIEKKWQKYWEDNQTYKTSNNTDKPKFYVLDMFPYPSGAGLHVGHPLGYIASDIYARYKRHQGFNVLHPVGYDSFGLPAEQYAIQTGQHPAITTEQNINRYEEQLRKIGFSFDWSREVRTSDASYYKWTQWIFIELYHSWYNKNTDKAESIDTLIKHFEEKGTEGLNANQNDELNFTAEEWTNASAIDKEDILLNYRLAFRAETTVNWCPALGTVLANDEIKDGKSERGGFPVFQKKMMQWSMRISAYSERLLQGLSTLDWPQPLKDAQEYWIGKSQGAQVQFQVEGHNEIVEVFTTRPDTIFGATFMVLAPENPLVDTITTEAQKAEVDTYIEETSKKTERDRMSDVKNVSGAFTGSYVINPFSGEKMPIYISDYVLMGYGTGAVMAVPAHDERDHRFAKKFNLEIKKVVETEEDVQENSFDSKDSVCVNSDFLNGLHYAEAKSKIISEIETKGIGHGTTNYRQRDAIFSRQRYWGEPVPIYYKDGMPYTLPVSALPLELPEVEKYLPTEDGDPPLGNAKTFAWDEVNQKVVSTDLIDDQTIFPLELSTMPGWAGSSWYFLRYMDPQNDGEFSAKNLSDYWGQVDLYIGGSEHATGHLLYSRFWNMFLKDRGYINHDEPFQKLINQGMILGMSAFVYRIDGTNQYVSKNLASEYQTQQIHVDVSLLKGTSDELDTEAFKAWRPDYAHAEFILEDGKYITDREVEKMSKSKYNVVNPDDICDEYGADGLRLYEMFLGPLEQSKPWNTQGLSGVYGFLKKFWNLYFNGEVFEVSEEEPTKAEYKVLHTLIKKVVYDIENFSFNTSVSSFMIAVNELQKLKCNKRNILEPLAVIISPYAPHICEELWSLLGHDTSIEFEKFPALNEDYLIEDEIEYPVSVNGKMKFKISLSAQLSAKEVEDLVISNEKMQQILEGKTPKKIIVVPHRIVNIVI, encoded by the coding sequence GTGTTTTACGATCATCAGCAGATAGAAAAAAAGTGGCAGAAATACTGGGAGGACAATCAAACATATAAAACTTCCAACAATACCGATAAACCTAAATTTTATGTACTCGATATGTTTCCGTACCCATCCGGAGCAGGACTTCACGTAGGACATCCGCTAGGATATATTGCGTCAGATATCTATGCGAGATATAAAAGACACCAGGGGTTTAACGTTCTCCACCCGGTAGGTTATGACAGCTTCGGGCTTCCTGCTGAGCAGTATGCAATCCAGACAGGACAACATCCCGCTATTACTACAGAACAAAATATCAACAGATACGAGGAGCAATTAAGAAAAATCGGATTCTCATTTGACTGGAGCAGAGAAGTAAGAACTTCTGATGCCTCTTATTATAAATGGACCCAGTGGATTTTTATCGAACTGTATCACTCCTGGTATAATAAAAATACAGACAAGGCAGAATCTATTGATACTCTAATCAAACATTTTGAAGAAAAAGGGACAGAAGGATTAAATGCCAATCAAAACGATGAATTGAATTTCACCGCTGAAGAATGGACTAATGCTTCTGCTATTGATAAAGAAGATATCTTATTAAACTATCGTCTTGCTTTTAGAGCAGAGACTACAGTGAACTGGTGCCCTGCTTTAGGAACAGTTTTAGCGAATGATGAGATAAAAGACGGAAAATCTGAAAGAGGAGGTTTCCCTGTGTTCCAAAAGAAAATGATGCAGTGGAGCATGAGAATTTCTGCTTACTCTGAAAGACTGTTACAAGGTCTTTCTACATTGGACTGGCCGCAACCGTTGAAAGATGCTCAGGAATACTGGATCGGAAAATCTCAGGGAGCACAGGTTCAGTTCCAGGTAGAAGGTCACAACGAAATTGTTGAGGTTTTCACTACAAGACCTGATACCATCTTTGGAGCAACCTTTATGGTATTGGCTCCGGAAAATCCTTTAGTGGATACTATTACTACAGAGGCTCAAAAAGCAGAAGTAGATACTTATATAGAAGAAACTTCCAAGAAAACCGAAAGAGACAGAATGTCTGACGTGAAAAACGTGAGTGGAGCTTTCACAGGAAGTTATGTAATCAACCCATTCAGCGGAGAGAAAATGCCAATCTATATTTCAGACTATGTATTGATGGGATATGGAACAGGAGCTGTAATGGCTGTTCCTGCACATGACGAACGTGACCACAGATTTGCAAAGAAATTTAATTTAGAAATTAAAAAAGTAGTTGAAACAGAAGAAGACGTTCAGGAAAATTCTTTTGACTCTAAAGACTCTGTTTGTGTAAACTCAGATTTCTTAAACGGATTACATTATGCTGAAGCCAAGTCCAAAATAATTTCTGAAATTGAAACGAAAGGTATCGGTCACGGAACGACGAACTACAGACAACGTGATGCTATTTTCTCCAGACAACGGTATTGGGGAGAACCGGTTCCTATATATTATAAGGATGGAATGCCATACACATTACCTGTTTCTGCATTACCATTAGAACTCCCTGAAGTTGAAAAATATTTGCCAACGGAAGATGGAGATCCACCACTAGGAAATGCTAAAACATTTGCATGGGATGAGGTGAACCAGAAAGTAGTTTCTACAGATTTAATTGATGACCAAACAATATTCCCATTAGAATTATCTACAATGCCAGGTTGGGCTGGAAGCTCATGGTATTTCCTTAGATATATGGATCCACAGAATGATGGAGAATTCAGCGCAAAGAACCTTTCAGATTATTGGGGACAAGTAGACTTATATATAGGAGGTAGCGAGCATGCAACCGGTCACTTATTATATTCACGTTTCTGGAATATGTTCTTAAAAGACAGAGGATATATCAATCATGATGAGCCTTTCCAGAAATTAATCAACCAGGGAATGATCCTGGGGATGAGTGCATTCGTATATAGAATTGATGGTACTAATCAATATGTATCTAAAAATTTAGCGAGCGAATATCAGACTCAGCAGATCCATGTTGATGTATCCTTATTAAAAGGAACATCTGATGAATTGGATACTGAAGCATTCAAAGCATGGAGACCAGACTATGCTCATGCAGAATTTATTCTGGAAGATGGAAAATACATCACAGACCGTGAAGTAGAAAAAATGTCCAAGTCAAAATACAATGTAGTAAACCCTGATGATATTTGTGATGAATATGGGGCAGACGGACTAAGATTGTATGAAATGTTCTTAGGACCATTAGAGCAATCCAAGCCTTGGAATACACAGGGGCTAAGCGGAGTATATGGTTTCCTTAAAAAATTCTGGAACCTTTATTTCAATGGAGAGGTATTTGAAGTTTCTGAAGAAGAACCTACAAAAGCAGAATATAAAGTTTTGCATACCTTAATAAAGAAAGTCGTTTACGATATTGAAAACTTCTCTTTCAATACCTCTGTATCATCATTTATGATCGCTGTAAATGAGCTTCAGAAATTAAAATGTAACAAACGCAATATTTTAGAACCACTAGCCGTTATCATTTCTCCATATGCACCGCACATTTGTGAAGAATTGTGGAGTTTATTAGGTCATGATACCTCTATCGAATTCGAGAAGTTTCCGGCATTAAACGAAGATTATCTAATCGAGGATGAAATTGAGTATCCGGTAAGTGTAAATGGTAAAATGAAGTTCAAAATTTCTCTTTCAGCTCAATTATCTGCTAAGGAGGTAGAAGATTTGGTGATTTCAAATGAGAAAATGCAACAGATTTTGGAGGGTAAAACCCCTAAAAAAATCATTGTAGTCCCTCACCGTATTGTGAATATCGTAATTTAA
- a CDS encoding MotA/TolQ/ExbB proton channel family protein — protein MEMNVSKNDEQVVARKAGGLNPAVIIPILFIIGVCIYLFVLGSPGNFKDADKLGSGSVAFSSIEGKDIHPESFLGIIYKGGVIVPILITFMITVIVFSFERYFVLGKAAGKGNLDNFVVQVRSLLNQNKIDEAIEECDRQQGSVGNVVKEGLTTYKALAHDNTLNKEQKMVALNKAIEEATTLEMPMLEKNMMILSTLGTVATLVALLGTVIGMIKAFFALGSGGGTPDAAALSTGISEALINTALGIGTSAIAIILYNFFTSKIDGLTYKIDEISMSIQQSFAEFN, from the coding sequence ATGGAAATGAATGTTTCAAAAAATGATGAGCAAGTAGTTGCTAGAAAGGCAGGAGGTTTAAATCCAGCTGTTATTATTCCTATTCTATTTATTATAGGAGTATGTATTTATTTATTCGTTCTTGGTAGCCCAGGAAACTTTAAAGATGCAGATAAACTAGGAAGTGGATCTGTAGCTTTCTCAAGTATTGAAGGAAAAGACATTCACCCAGAGTCGTTTTTAGGTATTATCTACAAAGGAGGAGTTATTGTACCAATCTTGATTACTTTCATGATTACGGTAATCGTTTTCTCTTTTGAAAGATATTTCGTTCTTGGTAAAGCTGCTGGAAAAGGAAACTTAGACAACTTCGTAGTACAAGTAAGAAGCTTACTAAACCAAAACAAAATCGACGAAGCTATTGAAGAGTGCGACAGACAACAAGGTTCTGTAGGTAACGTAGTAAAAGAAGGTCTTACTACTTACAAAGCTCTTGCTCACGATAACACACTAAATAAAGAGCAGAAAATGGTAGCGCTTAACAAAGCTATCGAAGAAGCTACAACTCTTGAGATGCCAATGCTTGAGAAGAACATGATGATCCTTTCTACTTTAGGTACTGTTGCAACATTAGTAGCACTACTTGGAACGGTAATCGGGATGATCAAGGCATTCTTCGCGTTAGGTTCAGGAGGTGGTACTCCAGATGCTGCTGCTCTATCTACAGGTATCTCTGAAGCCTTGATCAACACGGCATTAGGTATTGGTACTTCAGCTATCGCTATTATCCTTTATAACTTCTTTACATCTAAAATTGATGGATTAACTTACAAGATCGATGAGATCTCTATGAGCATCCAGCAGTCTTTCGCTGAATTCAACTAA
- a CDS encoding ExbD/TolR family protein, translating to MARVKPKRHGVVTDMTAMCDVAFLLLTFFILTTQFKKPDVEQIKPPSSISEKLLPDASLMTINATPDGKFYFQPVENASERVALLDKMGKKYGITFDNNQKAAFQKVQAIGVPMNQLKGYLDMPADEQKNYKSPTGIPMDSTNKQLIDWVKESLSVNPDYKLAIKGDVTTQYPKVKGLFEGLRDIDFLKFWLITSQEGKPNE from the coding sequence ATGGCGAGAGTCAAACCTAAAAGACATGGAGTAGTAACGGACATGACCGCAATGTGTGACGTTGCGTTCCTACTTCTTACGTTCTTTATCTTGACCACTCAGTTTAAAAAACCTGACGTGGAGCAGATCAAACCGCCATCTTCAATTTCGGAAAAATTGCTTCCTGATGCTAGTTTAATGACTATCAACGCTACTCCGGACGGAAAATTCTATTTCCAACCGGTAGAAAACGCATCAGAAAGAGTTGCTCTTTTGGATAAAATGGGAAAAAAGTATGGTATTACTTTTGACAATAACCAAAAAGCTGCATTCCAGAAAGTTCAGGCAATTGGAGTTCCAATGAACCAACTAAAAGGTTACTTGGATATGCCTGCAGATGAGCAGAAAAATTATAAGAGTCCTACAGGTATTCCTATGGACAGTACAAATAAGCAATTAATTGATTGGGTAAAAGAAAGTTTGAGCGTTAACCCTGACTACAAGTTAGCAATTAAAGGAGACGTTACAACTCAGTACCCTAAAGTTAAAGGTCTGTTTGAAGGTTTAAGAGATATTGATTTTCTTAAATTCTGGTTGATTACATCACAAGAAGGTAAACCTAACGAATAA
- a CDS encoding ExbD/TolR family protein — protein sequence MAEVQVQEKGGKGGKVRSKKQSTRVDMTPMVDLGFLLITFFMFTTTFSKPNVMDLGLPAKPKPDAPKPPPTEIKLSNSISILLGKNNRVFWHQQDATSLNDQTLMETTLDRDGIRKIIQQAKSRAADQTKFTVIIKPTDDAVYKNFVDILDEMAITKSEQYGVTDVKPWEKAVYEKKIGGAAAPAATK from the coding sequence ATGGCAGAAGTACAAGTACAAGAAAAAGGCGGCAAGGGCGGCAAGGTCCGTTCCAAGAAGCAGAGTACCAGAGTCGATATGACTCCGATGGTGGACTTGGGTTTTCTATTGATTACCTTCTTTATGTTCACAACTACATTCAGTAAACCGAATGTTATGGACTTAGGTCTTCCGGCAAAACCAAAGCCAGATGCTCCTAAACCTCCACCAACAGAAATTAAACTTTCTAACTCAATTTCTATCTTATTAGGAAAAAACAATAGAGTTTTCTGGCACCAGCAGGATGCAACTTCCTTGAATGACCAAACTCTTATGGAAACTACTCTTGATAGAGATGGAATTAGAAAAATAATTCAGCAGGCAAAATCTAGAGCTGCAGATCAAACGAAATTTACCGTGATCATTAAGCCAACAGACGATGCTGTATATAAGAACTTTGTTGATATTCTTGACGAAATGGCAATTACTAAGAGCGAACAATACGGTGTTACCGATGTGAAGCCTTGGGAGAAAGCTGTTTATGAAAAGAAAATAGGAGGTGCTGCTGCACCGGCTGCTACAAAGTAA
- a CDS encoding energy transducer TonB — translation MADENVYGQNLTLDEIVFENRNKEYGAYDLRHQYPRLLTKSFIIGTALFLLAALSPFIYLTIKNLTAPPKQEVKADLVDILEEEPIIEQPKEEEPPPPPPPPKEEPKIEVIQNVVPEPVKAPKIETPPPPISKQLETTTGLNNQEGVKAPAYTPPPPPPSTGTKTATVEVKANNPNEIYKDVDQSAEYPGGMGALRKFLGENFDTSLMEGGEGTLKAKLKFVVEKDGTVSAVTIEEKSPNSDFNNEAIRVVKKLKKWTPAKRNGESVRSYYSVPFTMNFE, via the coding sequence ATGGCAGATGAAAATGTATACGGTCAGAATCTTACTCTAGACGAAATCGTATTTGAAAATAGAAACAAGGAATATGGTGCCTATGATCTTAGACATCAGTATCCGAGACTTTTAACAAAGTCATTTATTATCGGAACAGCATTATTCCTTTTGGCAGCTTTGTCTCCGTTCATCTATCTTACGATCAAGAATCTTACAGCTCCGCCTAAGCAAGAAGTAAAGGCAGATCTTGTAGATATCCTTGAAGAAGAACCGATTATCGAGCAGCCTAAAGAAGAAGAACCACCTCCACCACCGCCACCTCCAAAAGAGGAGCCGAAAATTGAGGTTATTCAGAACGTTGTTCCTGAGCCTGTAAAAGCTCCGAAGATTGAAACTCCACCACCACCAATTTCTAAGCAGTTGGAAACTACAACTGGTTTGAATAATCAGGAGGGAGTTAAAGCTCCGGCTTATACACCACCACCGCCACCACCATCTACGGGTACAAAAACTGCAACTGTAGAAGTGAAAGCGAATAACCCTAACGAAATCTACAAAGATGTAGACCAGTCTGCAGAATATCCTGGAGGTATGGGTGCATTAAGAAAATTCTTAGGTGAAAACTTCGATACTTCATTAATGGAAGGAGGTGAAGGTACCCTTAAAGCTAAGCTTAAGTTCGTTGTAGAAAAAGACGGAACTGTTTCTGCAGTTACTATTGAAGAGAAATCTCCAAATAGCGACTTCAACAATGAAGCAATTCGTGTAGTTAAGAAACTTAAAAAGTGGACTCCTGCTAAGAGAAATGGAGAAAGCGTAAGATCTTACTATAGCGTACCATTTACTATGAACTTTGAATAA
- a CDS encoding DUF308 domain-containing protein yields MMFNWLSLVTGLFYIVLGIVVIIYKFFFTILEPAIAYALGAVLIIYGIFRIYRAVAKIKKSKDEE; encoded by the coding sequence ATGATGTTCAATTGGTTATCCCTGGTTACGGGATTGTTTTATATTGTTTTAGGAATTGTAGTCATTATCTATAAATTCTTTTTTACTATTTTAGAACCTGCTATTGCTTATGCATTGGGTGCAGTGTTGATTATTTATGGTATTTTCAGAATCTATAGAGCAGTTGCTAAAATCAAAAAATCGAAAGATGAAGAATAG
- a CDS encoding PstS family phosphate ABC transporter substrate-binding protein, which produces MKNSFKIALVFVITIMLAGCKKEEKSPSYNKGDLTIFTDESFQSVTEALADGYMINYPETHIKVETKKEDLGFLDLLHGNAKVIVMSRNLTPEEIKTYEERTDLKFLPAKFAADAVVFVVPKDSPKENISMDEINNGLLSDNKEFIFDGTNSSNLNFVAEKLKKQPKDLKYSIIPGNQKIIEELGMYPNKIGVIGLNTFSRPYDKASEKLREMVKVLPVVNKGKSYNADFEGLRSMEYPFTRVLYFLENEGNFNIANGFIRFSCTHLGQKIVQKEGLQPYNLYKREVQMR; this is translated from the coding sequence ATGAAGAATAGTTTTAAAATTGCACTTGTCTTTGTAATAACTATTATGCTGGCAGGCTGCAAAAAAGAGGAGAAATCTCCTTCCTATAATAAAGGTGATCTTACGATTTTTACAGATGAATCTTTTCAAAGTGTTACAGAAGCATTAGCCGATGGTTATATGATTAATTATCCTGAAACACATATCAAAGTAGAAACAAAAAAAGAAGATTTAGGCTTTCTTGACCTGTTGCATGGTAATGCTAAAGTCATTGTAATGTCTAGAAACCTTACTCCTGAAGAAATAAAAACCTACGAAGAAAGAACAGACCTGAAGTTTCTTCCTGCTAAATTCGCAGCAGATGCCGTAGTTTTTGTAGTTCCAAAAGACTCTCCAAAAGAAAATATCTCAATGGATGAGATCAATAATGGACTGCTTTCCGATAATAAAGAATTTATTTTTGATGGAACAAACTCCAGTAATTTAAACTTTGTGGCTGAGAAGTTAAAAAAGCAGCCTAAAGATCTTAAATATTCTATTATTCCAGGAAATCAGAAGATCATAGAAGAACTAGGAATGTATCCTAATAAAATAGGCGTTATTGGTCTTAATACATTCAGCCGTCCCTATGATAAAGCTTCTGAAAAACTGAGAGAAATGGTTAAAGTTCTTCCGGTTGTAAATAAAGGAAAATCATATAATGCAGATTTTGAAGGACTTCGTTCTATGGAATATCCGTTTACAAGAGTTCTTTATTTCCTGGAAAACGAGGGTAATTTTAATATTGCAAACGGATTTATAAGATTTTCATGTACTCATTTAGGACAGAAAATTGTTCAGAAAGAAGGTCTACAGCCTTATAACCTGTACAAAAGAGAGGTGCAGATGCGTTAA
- a CDS encoding tetratricopeptide repeat protein, which yields MKDIMNMNVKKIAFGAAVVFFTGFASAQTLQDGINSIDSDKFAQAKTNFTDMIAKEPTAENYFYLGNTFLKQGEPDYAKATENFNKGLAADAKSFVNKIGLATVKLGKGDKSAVAEIQKIVTDSKEKDAEVLFRAAEALTLFEKNSSPDLAIQFLTKAIEKAEKKGVPAHYYYTLGDAYRLKRAPGEAMSAYDKALPLAKNKASVYTRMATLWMAAQIWQKAKESVDKAIAVDPTYAPAYKALAGYDIRYQQNAKATQDLINYTKYADEDPYTLLEISKLYFTNEDYANSKSVLDKIFDKIEDPIKFKLRAYQDYADKNYAGAKQNMDTFVSQAEKTRVLPADQGLQGLIAAGLAKDEKDAAKKSALTTESQQKIAIAKAAKDETMKWDLELANIAGGGGASQAEADKGPTNPAIEALKKQVAANSQDSDALFKLATAYQDVKNWNGAILTWQKMSALLPDWAPAYYSQGYSYQQAGNNDAAKIAYEKFISTVKPADQEANKQTLAYAYFAVAYMSKDSDVAKAKDYVAKSLQLDPTYQDAVKLNAEINK from the coding sequence ATGAAAGATATAATGAATATGAATGTAAAGAAGATTGCTTTTGGAGCAGCCGTGGTATTTTTTACCGGTTTTGCCTCTGCACAGACATTGCAGGATGGTATTAACAGTATAGACAGTGATAAATTTGCTCAGGCAAAAACAAACTTCACTGATATGATCGCTAAAGAGCCTACCGCTGAAAACTACTTCTATTTAGGAAATACTTTCTTAAAGCAAGGAGAGCCAGATTATGCAAAGGCTACTGAAAACTTTAATAAAGGATTAGCTGCAGATGCTAAAAGCTTTGTTAACAAAATCGGTTTAGCTACCGTAAAATTAGGAAAGGGAGATAAAAGTGCTGTTGCTGAAATTCAGAAAATAGTAACTGATTCTAAAGAAAAAGATGCTGAAGTATTATTCAGAGCAGCAGAAGCTTTAACGTTATTTGAAAAGAACAGTTCTCCGGATCTTGCGATCCAATTCCTGACTAAAGCAATTGAAAAAGCTGAGAAAAAAGGAGTTCCTGCACATTACTATTATACATTAGGAGATGCTTACAGATTAAAAAGAGCTCCGGGTGAAGCTATGTCTGCTTATGACAAAGCATTACCATTAGCTAAAAACAAAGCTTCTGTTTATACAAGAATGGCTACATTATGGATGGCTGCTCAGATATGGCAGAAAGCTAAAGAAAGTGTGGATAAGGCAATCGCTGTAGATCCTACTTATGCACCAGCATACAAAGCATTGGCAGGTTATGATATCAGATACCAGCAAAATGCAAAGGCTACACAAGATCTTATCAACTATACAAAATACGCTGACGAAGATCCATATACTTTGTTAGAGATTTCAAAACTTTATTTTACTAATGAAGATTATGCCAACTCTAAAAGCGTATTAGATAAAATTTTTGATAAAATTGAAGATCCTATCAAGTTCAAATTAAGAGCTTATCAGGATTATGCAGATAAGAACTATGCAGGTGCTAAGCAGAATATGGATACTTTCGTTTCTCAAGCAGAGAAAACAAGAGTATTGCCTGCTGACCAAGGTCTACAAGGACTTATTGCTGCAGGATTAGCAAAAGATGAAAAAGATGCTGCTAAGAAATCTGCTTTAACTACAGAATCTCAGCAGAAAATCGCTATTGCTAAAGCTGCAAAAGATGAGACGATGAAGTGGGATTTAGAATTGGCAAACATCGCTGGAGGTGGTGGTGCTTCTCAGGCTGAAGCTGATAAAGGACCTACAAACCCTGCAATTGAAGCATTGAAGAAGCAAGTAGCTGCTAACAGCCAGGATTCTGATGCTTTATTCAAATTAGCAACCGCTTACCAGGATGTTAAAAACTGGAACGGAGCTATCCTTACATGGCAGAAAATGTCAGCGCTTCTTCCTGATTGGGCTCCGGCTTACTACAGCCAGGGATATTCTTACCAACAGGCAGGAAACAACGATGCTGCTAAAATTGCTTACGAAAAGTTCATCAGTACTGTAAAACCTGCTGATCAGGAAGCTAATAAGCAGACTCTTGCATATGCTTACTTTGCGGTAGCTTATATGAGCAAAGATTCTGATGTAGCAAAAGCAAAAGATTATGTTGCCAAATCTTTACAGTTAGATCCTACTTATCAGGATGCTGTAAAACTAAATGCAGAGATCAACAAGTAA